One window from the genome of Candidatus Methylomirabilis sp. encodes:
- the thiO gene encoding glycine oxidase ThiO, producing the protein MIKTTDVAIIGGGVIGCAAAYALATAGLRVLLLERGQIACEASGEAAGMLAPQAEASEVGPFLTLGLQSRELFPALTAALREETGLDVGYGQDGTLYPCLDEDEETEARTRFAWQRGQGLPVEWWGAEEVRKAEPGIHPAVRGALFIPGDRQVTSGTFTRAFALAAARRGAEIWEGAPVTGFVRDRKRIVGVKNLDRTVSAGRYVLAAGPWSAQIAALLGLPVPVLPVKGQLCMAGLLQGGPRHILYSHLAYLVPRPGGEVVLGTTVEFAGFDKRVTVGGLQGILAGAQALYPALAGAPLLRAWAGLRPYTSDELPLLGPVPEMEELLVATGHHRNGILLAPITAQLLRELVVDGRTSTPLAPFRVDRELVPRGPEAR; encoded by the coding sequence GTGATCAAGACCACCGACGTGGCCATCATCGGCGGCGGGGTCATCGGGTGCGCCGCCGCCTACGCCCTCGCGACCGCCGGGCTTCGCGTCCTGCTCCTGGAGCGGGGGCAGATCGCCTGCGAGGCCTCGGGCGAAGCGGCCGGGATGCTGGCGCCGCAGGCCGAGGCATCCGAGGTCGGCCCCTTCCTCACCCTGGGGCTCCAGAGCCGGGAGCTCTTCCCGGCCCTCACGGCCGCCCTGCGGGAGGAGACAGGGCTCGACGTGGGATACGGCCAGGACGGGACCCTCTACCCCTGCCTGGACGAGGACGAGGAGACCGAGGCGCGGACGCGCTTCGCCTGGCAGCGGGGGCAGGGCCTCCCCGTGGAGTGGTGGGGGGCGGAGGAGGTCCGGAAGGCCGAGCCGGGGATCCACCCGGCTGTCCGGGGTGCCCTCTTCATCCCCGGCGATCGCCAGGTGACCAGCGGCACCTTCACCCGGGCGTTCGCCCTGGCCGCGGCGCGCCGCGGCGCCGAGATCTGGGAGGGGGCGCCGGTCACGGGCTTCGTCCGGGACCGGAAGCGCATCGTCGGCGTCAAGAACCTCGACCGCACCGTGAGCGCCGGCCGGTACGTCCTCGCGGCCGGTCCCTGGTCCGCCCAGATCGCCGCCTTGCTGGGCCTCCCGGTTCCGGTCCTGCCCGTGAAGGGTCAGCTCTGCATGGCCGGCCTCCTCCAGGGGGGGCCGCGCCACATCCTGTACTCCCACCTGGCTTACCTGGTGCCGCGCCCCGGCGGGGAGGTGGTTCTGGGGACCACGGTCGAGTTTGCCGGGTTCGACAAGCGGGTGACCGTCGGGGGGCTTCAGGGGATCCTGGCCGGCGCGCAGGCGCTCTACCCGGCCCTGGCGGGGGCGCCGCTCCTGCGGGCGTGGGCGGGCCTCAGGCCGTACACCAGCGATGAGCTCCCGCTCCTCGGGCCGGTGCCCGAGATGGAAGAGCTCCTCGTGGCCACCGGCCATCACCGGAACGGGATCCTCCTGGCCCCGATCACGGCGCAGCTCCTGCGGGAGCTCGTCGTGGACGGCCGGACGAGCACCCCCCTCGCGCCGTTCCGGGTGGACCGGGAGCTCGTCCCGCGCGGGCCGGAGGCGCGCTGA
- a CDS encoding uroporphyrinogen decarboxylase family protein — MRKPERVLAAIASAPVDHPPFSAWYHFGLQHLPGRALAEAELAFYRHYDPDFLKVMHDYPFPLPEDMTEVSRPEEWRRLIPLPGDHSAFREQLAALAAIGEGLRGEALFVDTVFSPWTTARRLRGQEGLLADMRRHPEDLLQGLTAIAETCAAYVRAAAARGIAGIFLSVGGASYEFMGEEEYARFGRPFDLTVLEAARDLPFNVLHLHGAKLMFTACLDYPVQAVNWSHWHTQPTLAAARQLTGKCLLGGLDEVSTSSVRPRAIRAQVAQAVREAAGRGLILGPGCAVPSDTPPFNLHALREAAQSARL; from the coding sequence ATGCGCAAGCCGGAGCGGGTGCTGGCGGCAATCGCCTCGGCGCCGGTGGACCATCCCCCCTTCAGCGCCTGGTACCACTTCGGCCTGCAGCACCTCCCGGGCCGGGCGCTGGCCGAGGCGGAGCTCGCCTTCTACCGGCACTATGACCCGGACTTTCTGAAGGTGATGCACGACTATCCCTTCCCCCTTCCGGAGGACATGACCGAGGTGAGCCGCCCTGAGGAGTGGCGGCGGCTGATCCCGCTGCCCGGAGATCACTCGGCCTTCCGCGAGCAGCTCGCGGCCCTGGCGGCGATCGGGGAGGGGCTGCGGGGAGAGGCACTCTTCGTGGACACGGTCTTCAGCCCCTGGACGACCGCCCGCCGCCTCCGCGGCCAGGAGGGGCTCCTCGCCGACATGCGCCGGCATCCCGAGGACCTCCTCCAGGGGCTCACGGCCATCGCGGAGACCTGTGCCGCCTACGTCCGGGCGGCGGCGGCGCGGGGGATCGCCGGGATTTTCCTCTCGGTGGGGGGTGCCTCCTACGAGTTCATGGGGGAGGAGGAGTACGCCCGCTTCGGGCGGCCCTTCGATCTGACCGTCCTGGAGGCGGCGCGGGATCTCCCCTTCAATGTGCTCCACCTGCATGGGGCCAAGCTGATGTTTACCGCCTGCCTGGATTACCCGGTGCAGGCTGTCAACTGGTCGCACTGGCACACGCAACCCACGCTAGCCGCGGCCCGCCAGCTCACGGGCAAGTGTCTCCTGGGCGGGTTGGACGAGGTCAGCACCAGCAGCGTCCGACCTCGGGCCATCCGGGCGCAGGTGGCCCAGGCGGTCCGGGAGGCGGCGGGACGGGGCCTCATCCTGGGGCCCGGCTGCGCCGTCCCCTCCGACACCCCCCCCTTCAACCTGCACGCCCTGCGGGAGGCGGCGCAATCGGCCCGGCTCTAG